tcacacacacacacacacacacacacacacacacacacacacacacacaccaccaaaacAACATTCCcttcttccacacacacacacacacacacacacacacacacacacacatcctcacacacacctgtcatcatctcccctcccatctcctgtctccttttcttgTTGCTATCTGCAGGGACTCCAGAAGTATCACAAAAACCTGGTAAGCAGCCTACAGGGAGCCACACCCCTAATCCCAATTAAAAGTGGGTGTCTgctgatttttgtcttttgaaatgcTGAGGGTTGaccccagggctttgcacatgccagGTAAGACTCTGTCCCTGAGCTACAGGGACATCCCCAGCCTGTATAGCTTATCTGTCTTTCCTGCCACGTGATTTGGTCAAAATTAAGAACTAATCTTGCTGCTTAGCTTGGTTAAAACCACTGAAAGTAAGAACTGGGGGCTGGAGCGATGACTCGGTGaagagcactcgttgctctttcagagaacccaggcttGGTTCCTAGAGCCTAtgtagtgactcacaaccatccgtaagtCCACGTCCAGGCAACCTGAAGCTTTCTTCTAACATCTATAGGCACCAGGTacaaacatattcacacatacatgcaagcaaaacacccatgtacaatcaatcaatcaatcaatcaatcaataaatttaagccaggtggtagtggcactggcctttaaccccagcactcagaggcaaaggcaggcggatctctgagttcaaagccagcctagactacagagggACTTCTATCTTGAACCTCCCCCAACCCTcttaccacaaaacaaacaaacagcttatAAGCGGTACACAGACAACcatcaggcaaaacacccagacacataaaatgataaaatagttttaatcttttaaaaattaacgaGAGCTATGCTAATGAACCTGTCTTTATAACTTCTCTCTGATTTCTGGCactttctctgtgttcctcctCAACCCTATTCATGACACTGTTCCTCTCATCTCCCAGTGAgagattcatttttaatttatactgCATGCAGCCTAGAATAAATCGCAGCTCCTGGGTGCCTAAAAtaagaacagcaacaaaacaatcCTTCACAATATTCCTCAGCATCGGGAGAATCACAGAACTCATCCTGCACAAAATGGCGTAGGTAGTGGTGTCTGCTGCTTGAACCTGGTCTGGGCACAGACTGGAAACACTGGCGATAATCCTCTCTTCACCACTGAGTGGGCTGTTCCTGGTCTCCCCACACTCTTCCGCCCTCCCCCTCTAGAGCAGGAAGCGTCTCTCTTGCTTGAAAGGTGTGCTTGTGAGGTTTGGGGTCACCTTCCTTTCCCGAGCTGTCCACGTGTACATACTTCATAAATCCTGAAGACCTGCGCTGGGAGActtggaatcttctgttcctgtgCCTCATCTCTAAGAGCCCCTCCCTCTGCAGGGCAGGAGTCAGCCAAGGGTCAAAAATAGAGCCCACCTTTAGGAAGCAGGAGTGCAGTGGTTCAAAGGTGCCTTGTCTGTTagctcctttgtgtgtgtgtatttttgagacaggatctcatcatgcaccccaggctggccttgaactcactacccTCCTGCTTAGTCTTTCTGAGTATTGGATTGGCTCACAGTTGGCACCTTGACCTTGTCCAGAGTCTCCGATTCAGTAGGTCTGAGCTGCAGTATGAAAATTTACATTGCTGGTAAATGGATGATAAGATGGATGACCAGGTAAGGGTGCTTGTcaccaaacctgaggacctgaatcCAAACTACATGGTATTAAGGACAGAGCCGACTCCCACAAATTGATATCCAACCTCTCTGCATAGGCTGTGACATTTATGCCCCTcaccatacacacagaataaataagtaaatgtaacaaAGAATTTGCattgctagcaagcgctctaatGTTAAGGATAACCACTAATCCACCCTCAGGAAGGGGTCAACCCCTGGTGCTACTGTGTGCCTCATGAGTGCCTCTGTCCCCTCCACTGTGGATCACAAACAGTCCTGATGTCTCTTGTGCAGGCCATCACAGCTGTTGAGAGCTCAAGGGGACAACGGCATGTCACGCCCAGAGGACAGCATTCCACACTCCACATCCCTAAGACTTACGTGATTATATCCCTGTCTCGGGTGGCTATGTCGTCAGGAGTCATAATGGCTATATCCATACCACAAGTAACTTTTCAGAGGTGGAAGGCAACTGCTTGCCTTTCTCCTGCATGATTCTGTTCACTATGTTGGGAAGCCTTACCTAGAGTGGTAACCCCCAGACAGCAACTGGCTGGATACTGTATTAGGGGGGCTTCATCTAAGAGACACTGGTGGACTCACAGCAAGGCATAATACAGTACTTAGAGCCCCCAGACCTTCCTGCCTAGTGTGCACACTCTGCTGGAGACCCCAGAACCTTCTAGAACCCACCAGAACTACCTCCACAACCACCTTTTCTCATTTAAAGCTGCACCCCCTGGGTCTTCATCCCCTCCAGGGCACCCACAGACGGGGCATCGGGAGGACACAGTGAGCACAAGGACAAAAATTTGATTGCACGCAAGGCTAACGGCAAATTTAGTTCCCTAGACTCCAACCTGCTTTTAAAAGGCTAGGTCAGTGCAGTGCAGCCTGCCGTGAAGTCCCATGGTCTGGCCATAACTCACTGTTATTAATAATTATAACAATAACTCAATGTCCTAACCAGGATGAAGAGCTTATTCCTCTGTCATGAGTCAATCCCCAAAATGAGCAAGCCAGTTTGAGTAGCATTTGCAGCATAAGAACAAAGTTGCTGAGTGGCCAGAGTACAACCCTCCGATGCCTGTGATGTCACAGGTATCCTGTCACCTCTTCCTGTTGGGTGGACCAGCATCTGACCATGAAGATGAGACCAGGGGTAGGAAACACAGCAGGAGCCTAGCACATTACTTTTAGCCAAGAGGTGAGGGAGTTGGATATTATCTTATAAAACATACCAGTCTCTCAGTCACTTCTTATCCACCACAGTTTATCTCTGGCACAGCTGCAAAACCCCAGAGTTGAGGATAAAAGGGTGCCTTCCATCTGCAAGAGCTGCAGGGTTAGACAttgccccctctccttccctgtgaGCAAGCACTAGAACTCCACCTGTCTCTCTAAATGTCTTACATGCAGGCTCGAACTGACTAGAATCTCTCCAGAAGAGTAATGGCGGCTGGCACTATTATCAGCGCACTGGCGCTTTGCACACAGAATGCCTGGCCTGGAGGTTCTCCTCCACACCATCTGCAGCCCAGCAAACCCATCGTCTGCAGACCACAGATCCTGTAGCAGCACTAACTAGCCATCACAGCTGCCCTCAAGGAAGTGAGACATCTCCCCCgcccctgcctgtctctgcctcctgtgggtTTCTTCTCTGGCTTGACCTCTCCTCTAGAAGCCGAAGATGCATTTGTTTAAATCCTTTTGTCAACCTGGCAAGGAAGTGGTCTGGAACCAGAAACGCCCGGAGCCTCAAGGCTTCCCAAAGTTACACCCGCTACCTTCCGGAGGCCAAGAACCCACTTCCTTCCACACAGACCAGAGTCTCTTCTCTTACCGCAAGCATGGCTGCCTGCTTCCACTCACCGTGAAGTCCCTCTTGATGGCAAAGTTCTCAGGTTTGACATCACAGAGGTGGAGGCGGTGGGAGAAGTCACTGTCGAAATGGCTCACCATGTCCAGGAAGCTGAGGGCGATGTGACTAATAGCCTGGGCTTGGCCGGCATCATCCAGTGGGAAGAGAGCCTTGTGGTGAGGGCTACCGGCGGCCAAATACTCTACTGCGTAAAAGTGACCACAGGATCCCAGCACGGGTAGGATGTGGCGGCTCAGATCTGGCAGCAGGCTGAAGTACACATATTCCTCCTGTTGGAGCAGTGACCACGCGCTGGCCAGCTCTTGGCGCCAGCCGGGGCCTTGCCTGGCCGGCCACAGCGGGGCTATGCTGTTGTTGGGCAGCTCCAAGCCTAGCGTGTTCTTGACCTCCCCAGCCACCATCAGGAGCAGCTCAGCCTCAGGGATCGGGGCACCTggccctgcttcctcctccaacAGATTGAGGGGCGGGAAGCTGGAGAAGGCCTCCCTCTTGGATTTGAGGACAACCGTCTGACCTCGCCACTGGGCCTGTAGCACCTTCTTACCCCGCTCATAATACAGGCAGCGTTGGTACAGCAGCTCCCCAGCCACACACAGGTCCTCGCACAGGGCGCCTGTGAGCCAGCCACCACGGTAGTCCCGGCACTGGAACAAAGGGAACAGACAGTCAGAACAGGGCAGGGGTAGGGGGCAAAGGGCTTTGTAATTAGCTGAGGAGTGAAAATGCCCACAAGAGTGTTGGAGGCCACGCGGGAGGTGGATTCAGGTGATCACCTCGGCCTGTGAGTTCCCCAGCCAATCCTTAGTGGAAACATTGATTAAATGTTGCATCTGCATAGAACATGTACTGACTGTTTCACATGTCATCCTTTATTATACAATGTAGCAAGTACTTCCCTTGTGGGGGGCAACAGAGGAAACGCAGAGGTGATTCAAAACATAGGGaaaggggtttgggatttagctcagtggtagagtgcttgcctagcaagcgcaaggccctgggttcggtccccagctctggaaaaaaagaaaagaaaagaaaaaaagaaagaaaaaaaaaaaaaaaacagggaaaggCTAATGCCGTGCAGACACTGGGCTGCTGTAGAAGGAACCAAAACCCTTGGGTTGATTTTTGGTTCTCAGGGAGGTTCCAGAACTGATCCCCCACATACAGAGGGGCAACCCAAACTTGGTGACAGTCTCATCAGGATTATGTCACTCAGTCTAGCCGAGGATGTGGCCTTCAAAACCACCCATCCAATGTCAAGAGCTCATCCTCTGCTGTCGAGCTGGATGCACCTGAGAACTTCTGAACCCTGGAAGAACGGACCGAGGCCACAACCCCTCAACTTTGACTCCACATTGGAAACTTATCCAGAGACTTTTAGCATTCCCATACCGGGACAGTTAGGTCGGATGAGGCCTCAGAGCTTCATCTGCCCCTCAGAGTGACCATGGTGCTGTCCCTTCCAAACACACTGCTGTTTGCTGTTTGCAAACACGAGGTGCTCGCattcctggagccctcaggatgTCAGATAGCATGCCTCCTGGCTCACAGAGTGGGTGTAAGGCACAGGGTGCAGTGTCTCGGGACACTCGGAAGCAGGGAGACAATCTGCAATTGTAGCAACAGTGAAGACAGATCCCCAGAAGCCTTAGATGGGGAGTCACTTCTAAACACGATGGGGCTCCGGGATAGAACCActcagagggaggggggaatctGGTGACCTTCCCTACCATGGCGTAGATTCCTAGGAAGGCTATTCTGGCTGACCATCCACCAAGAAAGAGGAAGGCACACACGGGagtaaaggaagaagaagaatcacaattctgttctttcattttcacCATTTTTCATTAAGTCTAAATCTCTGGACTCACGTGTGTCACAAGATGAGCGTAGTTTCTAAGCCCGAGCAGATGAGTCCCTCCGTATTAGCAAATGCAAgctgctctcctctccccagaCTTCTACAACATACGAACCCACATCCTTACTCCTTACACGGTCCAAAGACAGGAGTAAAATCTCAGTGTCTTTTCACCCTGTTTTGCTCATTGTAAGACACCCGGATGATCCACTGCAGACACTATGCTATATGGTGCCCAGAACAAGCCACTGGATGAAGGGTCCAAAGCCTGAAGTCTGATTGGTGGGCTGCAATGTCACCAGCATGCCTCCTACCTGGTCAGGGCCTCcgtcccctctctctgtcttagcTGTTCTGTCTTCCTCACCCAGTGACTGTGACTGAACAGCCTGGCGAGACACATGTGAGGGAGATACAAAGCAAGCCCAGGGCCAGGCTGACAAGATGACCTTTGAACCATGACCGGATACGTCAGCATGTTCTCTGCAAAGTCGGGCAGGGAGTTTCACCTTACTCAGCTTTATTGTTTCTGAGTTGATTATAAGATGTGCCTTCAAGAAAACAAACTCCTAGTGCTTAGACCCAAATAATTTCAAACCCCAAAGCTGTCTGGAAACCACAAGCTTTCATGACTCATTTGGCCACATGTGGTGCCAAGCAAGGCTGAAACGACGGGGCGTTTACAGCCGCCGCTTGACTCTGACTGCGGACATCTAAGAATTCCTAATCTGCCCGGTGACTGGCGCTGCCCTGCACGCAAAATGCAATATGCACACCGCACTTCCTCTGCACCGTGCAAAGATTCCAGGCGGCAAAGTAGTCAAGAAGACATCGTGGACGTCTATGAAGACCGAAGACAGGATGCTCAAAAGGCCTGTTCACAAAGAGCATACCAGTGCTTGAAGGTGGTGCCTGGATTGTCTGACCACTTTAAGACCCTGACTTCACAGCAGTCCCAAAACCTGAGGCCTCGGGTCCAAGCTGCCCCTCCCCACTGGCTTCCTGCTGACGGGTCTCTCCTGTTATGATGCCCTTTAGACCTCTGTGAAGCACGGAGCCGGAGGATCATACTAGTCAAACACCATGTGACGAGCCTTCTCAGAACCGAGCTCTGCAGAAAGAAAGTGTGGGACCCAGGGCtcgagaggtggctcagcagcccatcctgctgctcttgcacaggatctgagttcagtttccagagcaCACATGGTACCTCAGGGTCATGTGTTCCTGCAGAGGAGGGTCTCACACCCACTTCTGACTCAGACCCTgggcacacacgtggtacacataaGTAAATGCTATGAAAGCTTCtatacatgaaacaaaatatgagtttaaaatagaaagaaagtgcTGGGCTTGATCTCCCAGCCAGAAAATAGCACCATAAACCCAGagttgtgctgctgctgctgctgctgctgctgctgctgctgctgctgctgctgctgctgctgctgggtgatggtggtgatgatgttggggggggtggtggtggtggtggtgatgatgatggtggggatagtggtggtggtggtgatgatgatggtggggatagtggtggtggcggtggtgatggtggtgctggtggttgtagagtgtgtgtgtgtgtgtgtgtgtgtatgcctgtgcatatGGAGGCCGGAAATCAACTGTGAGTTTCTTTCCATATTACTCcttaccttgctttttgagacaggctctctcaatGAACTGAAAACTCACTGTTTTGGCTACACCCATTGGCCAGTGATTCCGGGCTCTGCCCGTCTCTGCCCTGCCCCCTTGCTGGGGTTTCAAGTGcacgccaccatgcctgactctcaGTGAGGATCTAAGCTCAGGTTGCTATGCTTGTACAATGAGAACTTCACATTTTCTGAGACATTTTCCTACCCTCCTTGGGCTGAATTTTTTATGTCTAGAAAAGCGACGGCCATAAGGAAACTGTATAAACCTACTCAGgtgaaattgttttaaatgactTTGCTTCAAGTTGTGCTCCCACGCTGTGGTGTTCTCGGGACTTGAGAGAATGTGGAGGAAATGTTGTCTTTTGACCTTAGCTCTGGGAGCCCTCTCCAAGGCACAGGGGCAGGAAGTGAGCTTGGGAAGGTGGTGTCAGTCGCTCTTTGCTCTTGGGCTCCCACGGCACATAAGGATCAGCCAGTCAGGCTTCTCAGAGGCCTTCCCACATGGTCTTGGGAAGGGTAGGTACTGAGACAAGCAGTAAGTGCAGAGATGTGGTCATACAACAGCGGTACGTGTCATTCATTCATGTCACCCACTGTCTGCCTCTGGGTTTCCCTGACGTTGTCTTGTGTTTACAGTTTCACGTCACTAGAGTAAACCCGATAAGAAAATGTGACACTTCCTCGAGATCCTTTTAAATTAAACAAGAGAATCTTTGTGATGCCCAAAAGGGCCTTGGATCAACTCCACAAGCATTTCTCTAATGTTACTGCATTAGTAATTAAATTGAAAATGCTCTTGCATGGGGTGCGGGGCAGAACTGAAAATGAAGGAGTGCCTGTGTGATGTGGGGAGGAGACAGAACTGTGTAATCTCACGGTGCTGCAAAGGGGGAAAGGAGCCAGGCCCTGATGAAGCCTAGAGAAGACGCCCTGGAGACCAGGTCACAAGCTGGGCCCTGGCTATGTCCCCAGCCAGCCACAGAGCTGTTCTCCTTTGCTTAGGAGTCAAAGTAAGTGTTTGTAGCAGGAAGAGCTGACTCTTCTCCTCTAAATGTGACTGTCGCTGCCACAGTCCTGGGTTACACCTGCAGATTCCGGAGCCAGCGAATCCCATCAAGGCTGGTCTAGAACAAGGCCCTGAGGCTCAGTCCCCATCTTGACACAGATTAACACAGACAACAACAGTTAACCCGTTGGTAAGTGAGGACTCATGGAGCTGCCTTTCCACTGCGGCTCCTAGGCTTAGTGCACAGAAGAAACAACAGCTTCCCAGGCTCCTGACTAACACCGGAGCACAGCATGGGCAGGACCGGAACACGACACAGTTTAGTTTTGGGTCATGCTGGGTTTGCCTCTGGGTATGCAGGATGAGAGCAACTGTCCAGTGTCACAGGAGACATCACAAGAGTGGACAAGTCAGAGGCACAGTCCCTAGCATACATTTCTGGGCAATGTAAGCTCCCCTCTCCAGTTTCCCAGGCCCAGTTCTGAGAGAGTGGGGTCAGGGCTTCTTGGAGGACATGGTCTGACCTCAGTGCTATGAGTGAAGGGAGCCTCATCATCGGGCAACGAAGCAGAGGGCTGTTCTGTCACAGCAAGCTATGCGGAGGCCCAGCCCAAATTTTGACGAAGCACAAGTGTCCAGAGAATCAGAAAGGGTACTTCAGAGTGGAGAGCAATTAAAACCTgggcctcggggttggggatttggctcagcggtagagcgcttgcctagcaaccacaaggccctgggttccgtccccagctccgaaaaaaaaaaaaaaaaaaaaaaaaaaacctgggccTCAGGCCAGACTGGAATAGTCTATCAAAAATACAATTCCAGGGCTTGGatgatggcttggtgggtaaagtgcttgttgcacaaCTGTGAGGACCTGCAGGTGTGTCAGCActagtctgtaatcccagtgctcctgtGGCGAGATTGGGGAGGCAGCAGAAACCAGAGACTCTCTGGTATACAGGATGGTAAACACCAAAGAGGCCCTGTTTCCAAACAAAGTAGAAAGTAAGGACCAACACCCAAGGCTGCACTCTGATCTCCATATGTGCTCTGTAggatgtatgtacatatttccacgtgtgcacgcatgcacgcacgcgtgcgcgcacacacacatatacacacatgtacgcgacgcgcacacacacgcatacacatacacacacacactcacactcacacacacacacacactcacacacacacacactctctctaaaaatttctatttcaagCACTGGGGAAACTAGGGCAGAATGAGGGCCATAAATTTGAGACCCGCCTTTTTCTagagtgaaacactgtctcaaacaaaccccACTCAAAACAGTCATTCTTCTGTCCCATCTCACTGACATGCTTCCCAACCTGTCAAATTCCCGAGAAAGCTTCCCCCACTCCTGGGTGTATCCttggattctctctctccctctgtccctccctccctctcgctCTTGCCCCCCCCTCCCACTTGACAGCCCTGTGAGCACTGTCTGTGTTGGGTCCACCAACATATTGCTTTATATACAAATCTGTTTCaccaatgaaataaaacaaaaattattgaaATGCCCAGGAAATTCATCCCAGCAAATTTGGAGGGCAATTTCCAAACAGGAGTCAGGGAATGCTTAGAACAATGGTGTCACTACTAAATTTGTATCAGTCCTAGGGGGTTGCTGGGTTTGTAAAAATGTAAGCTCTTTCTGGGGATCAACAGGTTGGCTTCTTGCTGGGAAGTCTAGTGTCAAAAAGGCCAGGATGTAAACTGGGGGTGACCAAAGGCCCCCAAGTCTGCTGACCATCACAACTGCTCAGCAGCCCGAGAGAGAAATTGACCTAAGAATGTGCACTCAGAAGCAAGCTCGTGGGTGAGCGCTGTTGTTACTTTGTGTCCGGGTGCTCTGCTACTTATCCCACCCATCTTCTTTAGGCGCAGAACTCTCCCCTGTGGCTGGCTGGTTACCAGTACTAAACTCCTCTCTCCACAGCTTGGCATGTCTGTGCCTGATGAATAAAGAGTCCAGCAAACAGGAAACCAGTAAACTCAACATAAAATTGCAAGTTTAAAGGGTAATCTGGAAACTTTCATTGTGTGAGTGCTAAAGGCTGAGTTATGTGATTAGCAGCATAACCTATTGCTTCAGCAAAAGGTGTTCTTTAAGTCCCCATTTGAAATCGGACTTTTCTCTCCTCAGCAGGATTACAAGCATCTGCAACCGTACTgattttttatgtgggttctaggaacggaactcagatcctcacactttGAAGGAAAgtgttttaccaactgagctagcTCCCTGAATCCTCTGCTGGCACAGTTCATAGTAATAAAATTCATAGTGAATCTGTGTTGCATgtgatgttcacacacacacacacacacatacacacacacacacacacacacacacacacacacacacacacacacacacacacacacacacacacacacacacacacacacacacacacacacacacacacacatacacacacatacacacacacacacacacacacacacacacacacacatacatacacacacacacacaccatcacatacCTCTcgccctttcctccccctctaattcctcccatgtcccctttccaaattcatgacctcttctttcaACATAGAttacatagatatacatgtgtgtttattacacacacacacacacacacatatatatatacaatgtacatattacatatatgtatatatatatacctggaCATGTGTACCAATCCAGGGCAGACCACTTGAGACTGGATCACCTAGGAGACTGATGTTAAAGAAGCACTAAGTTCCTACATAAGAAGCATTCAGACTTCATGAGAACAGTTCTTCTCCAGGAAGTCACACAATGTCTTGCAGGATCTCAGCAAGCCTCGAAGCATCGCCCCATCATGCAACCCTCCTCTACAAGTGTGGCAAAGACTGTTTGCAGGAAGGGTCTGCTCGCAATGAACTCTTTCAGGGCAGAGGCCCAGGCTGCTGTGTTCCCTGAGGCCTGTGCAGCCTctattatcacacacacacacacacacacacacacacacacacacacacacacagagacagagacacagagagacagagacagagagacagagacagagacagagacagagagagagagagagagaggaatctgccctgttttggggttttgtttttttttttgttttttgttttttgtttttaaacaaaaacacaaacagaatcTTCAGTGTAGGCAAGAGTGCAGTAAAGCTTTCTGAATATCGCAGCCTATGGGAAGACAGCTGTGGAGGGTGAGGAGTCCCCTAAGCTGGTGTCCAGGGTTTGCAGTGTAGAGGCTTTCAACTCAGGGTCTCTACTGTCCAAGGCCCCAAGTAGAGTCTTGAATCCTCAACACGTTAACTTTACTAAGCAGGACAATGGGCTTAAATGCTCCGATCTGCAAGAACACCAATCTTGCCGTTAGAGTTTGTTGAGGGGAGTAAGTGAAATAGCGCCTTACTTCTGCCTATGCTACTGGATGGCATGGACATCAACAGACACTGATCTGCCTGGAGAAGCAAGGGATGTCTGGGTGTCAGTGTTAATGCTCCTCAGCCACTCCTCAGCCCAGCAGAGCCTCAACACAGAGCTCCCCAGAGAAATAAAACCCTAGAAACCTCACAGCCAACCCAGGAGAAGTGCCCCTTCTGTGGATGTTGTGCAGCTGATAAGTCACACAAAAGAGCAGGAAAACAGGGAATCCAAAGGACCTAGGGATTGAAGCCTTCAAACCAAGTCTAGCTGGCTTTCTAAGCAACTCCTGTCTTTGCAAATGTTGAAAACCCCCGGGGACTTAcagaccccccccaccccatcctctagCCAGCTCTTTTACCATGCGGTTGCTATATTCTGCAGGTAAGTTTCCCCCCACTACCAGCAAAGCCACCTGACACTCTGGGGCCTGGGAACACAGACC
The window above is part of the Rattus rattus isolate New Zealand chromosome 15, Rrattus_CSIRO_v1, whole genome shotgun sequence genome. Proteins encoded here:
- the Dipk1c gene encoding divergent protein kinase domain 1C, coding for MARAVGVRGRAARCGRWRRGALLAFAAWTAGWVLAAALLLRAHPSVLSERCTDEKSRRILAALCRDYRGGWLTGALCEDLCVAGELLYQRCLYYERGKKVLQAQWRGQTVVLKSKREAFSSFPPLNLLEEEAGPGAPIPEAELLLMVAGEVKNTLGLELPNNSIAPLWPARQGPGWRQELASAWSLLQQEEYVYFSLLPDLSRHILPVLGSCGHFYAVEYLAAGSPHHKALFPLDDAGQAQAISHIALSFLDMVSHFDSDFSHRLHLCDVKPENFAIKRDFTVVAIDVDMAFFEPKMREILEQNCTGDEDCNFFDCFSKCDLRVNKCGARRVNSNLQVICDKIFQHWFSSSHRSPDISPQLQLQLQQAVQECAHHGGPSGNSWTASSSVFWKLRWLLQATLKELQEVEK